From a region of the Candidatus Brocadia sp. genome:
- a CDS encoding sigma-54 dependent transcriptional regulator, which produces MKQGKLLLLDINPTSSLGQMLQGVLESSSGLNTPLHYESVKIEASDLLTSDLAGIAPRFYPDIILLISPHTLFHHASALLQSLRTKFMKTPVILVIDECPHEEILDLLKAGVTDFITPPLRPADIIPRIWRLLVQNTPTEILHQTLLEKVGLQHIIGKDPAFLAEIQKIPRVAKSDATVLISGETGTGKEVCARAIHYLSPRADKPFIPVNCGAIPTELLENELFGHKPGAFTSATSSQQGLIQEAAGGTLFLDEIDCLSLPAQVKLLRFLQEKEYRPLGSPKVCKADVRVIAASNAELKEAVRAERFRQDLYYRLNVIHLVLPPLRERRNDIPLLARHFLSQYADEYNKQAVEFSSDALQLLPLLDWHGNVRELEHVIERAVVLSDQRIIGKEDLALPSPETGVQAESFQEAKERIIAQFETAYIQCLLLAHHGNITKAAQAARKDRRAFWQLIRKHHINPENYRTKTHSITPSHPKEKN; this is translated from the coding sequence ATGAAACAGGGCAAGCTATTGCTTCTTGATATTAACCCCACATCCAGTCTTGGTCAGATGTTGCAAGGGGTTCTCGAATCATCCAGCGGCCTAAACACCCCGTTGCATTATGAATCCGTAAAGATAGAGGCATCCGATCTCCTTACCAGTGACCTTGCTGGAATCGCCCCACGTTTCTATCCAGATATAATACTTCTCATTTCACCCCACACCTTATTTCATCATGCCAGTGCACTCTTGCAGTCTTTACGAACCAAATTTATGAAAACACCGGTCATTCTGGTCATAGACGAATGTCCGCATGAGGAGATCCTTGATTTGCTTAAGGCTGGTGTAACCGATTTCATTACGCCACCGCTCAGACCAGCCGATATCATTCCCCGTATCTGGCGATTACTGGTGCAAAATACGCCGACAGAAATACTCCACCAAACCCTTTTGGAAAAGGTTGGACTGCAACACATCATCGGGAAAGATCCGGCCTTTCTGGCAGAGATACAGAAAATCCCCCGTGTGGCGAAGAGTGACGCAACGGTCCTGATCAGTGGAGAAACCGGCACCGGGAAGGAGGTATGCGCCCGGGCGATCCATTATCTCAGCCCGCGGGCGGACAAGCCGTTCATCCCGGTCAACTGCGGCGCCATTCCCACGGAACTGCTCGAAAACGAACTCTTCGGCCACAAGCCGGGCGCATTTACCAGCGCCACTTCATCCCAACAGGGGTTAATCCAGGAGGCTGCGGGTGGTACACTTTTTTTGGATGAAATAGACTGTCTTTCCCTCCCTGCGCAGGTCAAATTGCTGCGCTTTCTCCAGGAGAAAGAATACCGGCCGCTCGGTTCTCCGAAGGTATGCAAGGCAGACGTGCGGGTCATTGCCGCATCGAATGCCGAATTGAAAGAGGCGGTAAGGGCGGAGAGATTCCGCCAGGATCTTTACTATCGATTAAACGTCATCCACCTCGTCCTGCCCCCCCTGCGGGAACGACGCAACGACATTCCCCTTCTCGCCAGACATTTCCTGTCTCAGTATGCAGACGAGTACAACAAACAGGCCGTCGAATTCTCCTCTGATGCACTGCAACTCCTCCCGCTCCTTGACTGGCATGGTAATGTGAGAGAACTGGAGCATGTAATCGAGCGGGCAGTTGTCCTCTCTGATCAGAGGATTATAGGGAAAGAAGATCTTGCCCTACCGTCTCCGGAAACCGGTGTGCAGGCGGAGTCTTTTCAGGAAGCAAAAGAGAGGATCATCGCACAATTTGAAACGGCGTATATTCAATGCCTCTTGCTTGCCCATCACGGCAACATTACCAAAGCGGCACAGGCCGCCAGGAAGGATCGTCGGGCATTCTGGCAACTGATCCGTAAACACCACATCAACCCGGAAAACTATAGGACCAAAACACATAGCATTACCCCGTCTCACCCAAAAGAAAAGAACTAA
- a CDS encoding CoA-binding protein produces MEVFFHPSSVAIVGATEKPGSLPGIILKNLLDMGFQGRMYPVNPKYETVFGLRCFPSLLDIPDEVALTVIAIPAPLVLEVVQQQARKCIHHAIIISAGFREMGVEGTKMEEEIKQVAIKNDIRILGPNCLGVLDNYANFTTSFLSWERVSYPKKGSLSILSQSGAFAIALLDLASQEGLGIAKMVNYGNRLDVGESALLPFLRDDAHTRVIAIYMESVDYGRRFIEAARSCSEKKPIVALKVGKGAAGIAAARSHTGAIAGNYAIYQAAFLKAGIIEANGLEEFIDGVKALSMQSPPRGNRILIVTNGGGFGVIVADHCSENGLDVPLPSAQLKEKLRNKLSAFYVVSNPVDLTGSACDRDYHTALTACMAESDEYDAAIIIPLMAPQGMTEKVVDLIADTMKRSGKPAVICTVGGAFTLKIKQLFEEREFPVYPSPERSAKAMSMLLKRRKLQEDVQRSSHTKLQSHKE; encoded by the coding sequence ATGGAAGTTTTTTTTCATCCCTCATCAGTTGCCATCGTAGGCGCCACGGAAAAACCAGGCAGCCTGCCGGGCATTATCCTGAAAAACCTCCTCGATATGGGTTTTCAAGGCAGGATGTATCCGGTAAATCCGAAATACGAGACGGTCTTCGGCTTGCGATGTTTTCCCTCACTCCTGGATATTCCGGATGAAGTAGCGCTAACCGTCATTGCTATCCCAGCTCCATTGGTGCTGGAGGTAGTGCAGCAACAGGCACGGAAATGCATTCACCATGCCATCATTATCAGCGCCGGTTTTCGGGAGATGGGTGTGGAAGGCACGAAAATGGAAGAGGAGATCAAGCAGGTTGCAATCAAAAATGATATCAGAATCCTTGGGCCGAACTGTTTGGGCGTTCTGGATAATTATGCAAATTTCACCACCTCGTTTCTGTCGTGGGAACGGGTGAGCTACCCGAAAAAAGGCTCCCTGTCGATCCTCTCACAAAGCGGTGCCTTTGCCATTGCCCTGCTGGACCTGGCATCACAAGAGGGATTGGGCATAGCAAAAATGGTAAACTACGGAAACAGGCTCGACGTGGGGGAGTCTGCCCTCCTGCCGTTTTTGCGGGACGATGCCCATACCAGGGTAATTGCCATCTATATGGAATCAGTTGATTACGGCAGGAGGTTTATTGAAGCAGCCAGGTCGTGTTCTGAAAAAAAGCCTATTGTGGCCCTCAAGGTTGGGAAGGGAGCCGCCGGTATTGCCGCAGCCAGGTCACACACGGGCGCTATTGCCGGGAACTACGCAATCTACCAGGCCGCATTCCTGAAGGCGGGTATTATTGAGGCAAACGGTCTGGAGGAATTTATCGATGGCGTAAAGGCGCTGTCCATGCAAAGCCCGCCCAGGGGAAATCGCATCCTTATTGTCACCAATGGCGGCGGCTTTGGCGTTATTGTGGCTGACCACTGTTCAGAGAACGGACTCGATGTCCCGCTCCCCTCTGCGCAGCTAAAGGAGAAGCTCCGCAACAAATTATCAGCATTCTATGTTGTGAGCAATCCCGTTGATTTAACCGGAAGCGCGTGCGACCGGGATTATCACACGGCATTGACTGCGTGCATGGCAGAAAGCGATGAATACGATGCGGCCATTATCATACCGCTTATGGCGCCGCAGGGCATGACGGAAAAGGTGGTGGATCTTATTGCGGATACGATGAAACGATCAGGAAAACCAGCCGTTATATGCACGGTGGGCGGGGCGTTTACCCTGAAGATCAAACAACTCTTTGAAGAGCGCGAGTTTCCCGTCTATCCCTCTCCCGAACGGAGCGCAAAGGCCATGTCCATGCTGCTGAAGAGGAGAAAATTACAGGAAGACGTTCAGAGAAGTAGTCACACAAAGTTACAAAGCCACAAAGAATGA